A single window of Anaerocolumna chitinilytica DNA harbors:
- a CDS encoding type 2 periplasmic-binding domain-containing protein: MRNLKKLTAVSLILVMMAAALSGCGSSKSTNKTNNNTGNDAQATQAADNSGNSDGVTPATSYKMFMRSQYADWIKELKWYDVAEEKTGIHVEYVEGPEEIADTYTEVDERIASGTLPDAAMVNLAQAKVYGEQGAFVDLAPYIKKYAPNLQAYIDKNPDYKSYVSSDNGAIYGLVKESPIFADLIGYRADQFKEAGIDPASVKTVDDFTAAMETLKKFYGAKDKNYYPLSGRDSALRFAAWFGAASYADANGSGGVYYNHEKDGSFNIKADGAYTWIETMKKWYDEGLINPLWVAGTNSEGDWESQTLEGQASIFYDYYNRAEWFMQNVGADGNKNYDMQVLNFLQDASGKTIPVTSSILYQNGCVTAVNSARNESTIAAILKFIDYFYSEEGITLANWGVEGESFTTNDSTKMFIADYTTEESKAAGEKRWSFLSDRFTVCKPVDQTAFYSWNTKLIADAANSNFKTENFLDRPTLIYSTSQEEELTNLVASVFEGESAGLTAFITGSKELNKDNWNAFIKEMDNMGLSQIEKIQAEAYTNTFSK, encoded by the coding sequence ATGAGGAATTTGAAAAAACTGACGGCGGTATCTTTGATACTTGTCATGATGGCTGCGGCACTATCCGGCTGCGGTTCATCCAAATCAACAAATAAAACAAATAACAACACCGGTAACGATGCACAGGCAACTCAGGCAGCAGATAACAGCGGAAATTCTGACGGGGTTACACCGGCAACATCTTATAAGATGTTTATGCGTTCCCAGTATGCGGACTGGATTAAAGAACTGAAATGGTATGATGTAGCAGAAGAGAAAACAGGAATTCATGTTGAATATGTGGAAGGTCCTGAAGAAATTGCCGATACCTATACAGAAGTAGATGAGAGAATTGCCAGCGGAACTCTTCCCGATGCGGCTATGGTCAATCTGGCTCAGGCTAAGGTATATGGTGAGCAGGGCGCTTTCGTGGACTTAGCACCTTACATCAAAAAGTATGCTCCTAATTTGCAGGCTTACATAGACAAAAATCCTGACTATAAGTCTTATGTATCCAGTGATAATGGTGCAATTTATGGTTTAGTGAAAGAATCACCCATCTTTGCAGATTTAATTGGTTACCGTGCAGACCAGTTCAAAGAAGCCGGTATTGATCCAGCAAGCGTTAAGACGGTTGATGACTTCACCGCAGCGATGGAAACATTAAAGAAATTCTATGGTGCGAAAGACAAGAACTATTATCCTTTATCAGGCCGTGACAGTGCTCTTCGCTTCGCAGCCTGGTTCGGGGCAGCAAGCTATGCTGATGCAAATGGTTCCGGTGGTGTATACTACAACCATGAAAAAGACGGCTCTTTTAATATTAAGGCAGATGGGGCTTATACATGGATTGAAACAATGAAAAAGTGGTATGACGAAGGCCTTATCAATCCTCTTTGGGTAGCAGGAACCAACAGTGAAGGTGATTGGGAGTCCCAAACTTTAGAGGGACAGGCAAGTATTTTCTATGATTATTATAATCGTGCAGAATGGTTTATGCAAAATGTAGGTGCAGACGGCAACAAGAATTATGATATGCAGGTCTTGAATTTCTTACAGGATGCAAGTGGAAAAACCATACCGGTTACCTCTTCAATACTTTATCAGAACGGATGTGTAACAGCTGTTAACAGTGCCCGCAATGAAAGCACTATAGCAGCAATCCTGAAGTTTATCGACTACTTCTACAGTGAAGAAGGTATTACTCTGGCAAACTGGGGAGTAGAAGGAGAAAGTTTTACAACCAATGACAGCACAAAGATGTTTATTGCGGACTATACAACGGAAGAATCCAAAGCCGCCGGAGAAAAGAGATGGTCTTTCTTAAGCGACAGATTTACCGTATGCAAGCCGGTTGATCAGACTGCTTTCTACAGCTGGAATACCAAGCTTATTGCAGATGCGGCTAACAGTAATTTTAAGACTGAAAATTTCCTGGACAGACCTACTTTGATCTACTCAACAAGTCAGGAAGAAGAACTCACTAATCTGGTAGCTTCCGTATTTGAAGGAGAATCTGCAGGTTTGACAGCATTTATCACCGGCAGCAAAGAATTAAACAAAGATAATTGGAATGCTTTTATTAAAGAAATGGATAACATGGGATTATCCCAGATAGAAAAAATTCAGGCAGAAGCTTACACGAACACCTTTAGTAAATAA
- a CDS encoding ABC transporter permease has product MDKRKKSAVIPLAKKPLKRRIIKDLSRNKQLYLLLVPGIISLVLFKFGPLFGMAIAFENFSAFKGITGSDWVGLKWFLKVFHDPYMLKLLKNTLILALLSLVVVFPIPIIFALFLNEVKRNKIRGFIQSLSFLPYFISAAVMVSILFAMLSPTSGVINNIIVAFGGEAIHFQASPAWFRPMYVFLQVWQTFGYSAIIYIAAITSIDPALYEAAEVDGAGRWVKMFRITLPSISVSVITMFIISVGNIFTVDLDRILLMYNSSVFSTADVIQTYVYRIAFESSGFPNYSYGTAVNLLKSILAFILVMLTNKAANKYAETRLF; this is encoded by the coding sequence TTGGATAAAAGAAAAAAATCAGCAGTAATTCCTTTAGCAAAAAAACCACTGAAACGACGCATAATAAAAGACTTAAGTAGGAACAAGCAATTATACCTGCTGTTAGTGCCGGGTATAATAAGCTTGGTCTTATTTAAATTCGGCCCGTTATTCGGTATGGCAATTGCTTTTGAGAATTTCAGTGCCTTTAAAGGAATTACCGGGAGCGATTGGGTCGGACTAAAATGGTTCTTAAAAGTTTTCCATGACCCATATATGCTTAAGTTACTAAAAAATACACTCATTCTGGCGTTGCTTTCCTTAGTAGTGGTATTTCCTATACCAATTATATTTGCACTGTTTCTAAATGAGGTTAAGAGGAATAAAATCAGAGGATTTATTCAATCTTTAAGTTTTCTCCCCTATTTTATTTCAGCAGCGGTTATGGTCAGTATTCTATTTGCAATGCTCTCCCCTACCAGTGGTGTTATTAATAATATCATAGTTGCATTCGGTGGAGAAGCAATTCATTTTCAGGCCAGTCCGGCATGGTTTCGGCCTATGTATGTATTCTTGCAAGTATGGCAAACCTTTGGATATTCCGCAATTATATACATCGCGGCTATTACTTCGATTGATCCGGCACTGTATGAGGCGGCTGAAGTGGACGGTGCAGGCCGTTGGGTCAAAATGTTCCGTATTACTCTGCCCTCCATCTCCGTATCAGTAATTACCATGTTTATTATTAGTGTAGGAAATATCTTTACAGTAGACCTTGACAGAATACTGCTTATGTATAATTCCAGCGTATTCTCAACAGCGGATGTCATTCAGACATATGTATACCGTATAGCCTTTGAAAGTTCGGGTTTTCCCAATTACAGTTATGGAACTGCGGTGAATCTGCTGAAATCTATTTTGGCCTTTATTCTGGTAATGTTAACAAACAAAGCGGCAAATAAATATGCTGAGACCAGATTATTTTAA
- a CDS encoding carbohydrate ABC transporter permease encodes MKKKISVFEIVNSLVLLLIALFCIYPFLYILFIALSDGTYLTKGQVSFFPKGFNLEAFSYVLTNPKFDIFTGMRNSFIYTIAGTFIAVIFTFITAYALSRPRLRQRYVIMSLFIVTWVFEAGIIPQYIVYSKLGFIDNIWVMIVPGAINTQFLLITKAFLDGLPTELEEAAFIDGASDIQALSRIFLPVSKPIVATIALFNAVSLWNQYLIPQMFLKSNNLKTIQQILKSVVITSSNSGTVFTNVVKNGYTLNQYNMKAAAIFIAMLPIVSLYPFVQKYFKKGILIGSVKG; translated from the coding sequence ATGAAGAAGAAAATATCCGTATTTGAGATAGTGAACAGTCTGGTATTATTGTTGATTGCCTTATTCTGTATCTATCCTTTCCTGTATATTTTGTTCATAGCACTAAGTGATGGAACATATCTGACAAAAGGACAGGTAAGCTTTTTCCCAAAAGGCTTTAATCTGGAAGCATTTTCTTATGTATTGACTAATCCGAAATTCGATATCTTTACAGGTATGAGGAATTCCTTTATATATACCATAGCCGGAACCTTTATTGCTGTAATATTTACCTTTATAACGGCCTATGCCCTTTCCAGACCCCGTTTAAGGCAGCGTTACGTTATTATGTCCCTGTTTATCGTGACTTGGGTATTTGAAGCCGGTATTATTCCTCAGTATATTGTGTACAGCAAGTTGGGCTTTATTGATAACATCTGGGTTATGATAGTACCAGGTGCCATCAATACGCAGTTCCTTCTGATAACCAAGGCTTTTTTGGACGGGCTGCCCACGGAATTGGAGGAAGCTGCCTTTATAGACGGTGCATCTGATATTCAGGCCCTGTCCAGAATATTTCTTCCTGTTTCCAAACCAATCGTAGCAACGATTGCATTATTCAATGCTGTAAGTTTATGGAATCAATATCTTATTCCCCAAATGTTTTTAAAATCCAATAATTTAAAAACCATCCAGCAGATATTAAAGAGCGTCGTAATTACTTCCAGTAATTCCGGAACAGTGTTTACCAATGTCGTTAAGAATGGTTATACACTAAACCAGTATAATATGAAGGCTGCAGCTATTTTTATTGCCATGCTGCCTATTGTTTCTCTCTATCCTTTTGTACAGAAATATTTTAAAAAGGGAATTTTAATCGGTTCGGTGAAAGGCTGA
- a CDS encoding sialidase family protein — protein MVIEMERNYIDIEIIEENGKLYRNKLMDTIEARIPNTPYKSCHAADLLELPGGDLLCCWFAGSDEGNADVSIVLSRLNADSSAWTEPVKVSDDSTRSEQNPSLFLTPAGEIWLMYTAQVARTPEIEEGFNLQYTAEIRRKVSKDGGYTWGKTEVMFERPGSFCRQKIQVLSNGRFIFGNWICFSDDSRNGSDITVMQISDDKGSSWREVPVPESQGRVHANIVETEPGMLTAIFRSRFADHIYVSFSKDNGDSWSVPTATELLNNNSSISAIKLQSGAIGLIYNPVAFNADTKKTVWPDQRCPVTLAISEDGGVTWPYQRIIELGEGFTGIWNDINNGRYEYPVMMQGSDGNIHVAYSWGNMKFGKRKCIKYLCVEEAWIRGSKVCYGAENNPSMPCRR, from the coding sequence ATGGTAATTGAAATGGAAAGAAATTATATTGATATCGAGATAATAGAAGAGAATGGTAAACTATACAGAAATAAATTGATGGACACCATCGAAGCCCGTATTCCGAATACGCCATATAAGAGCTGTCATGCGGCAGACCTTCTGGAGCTTCCAGGCGGAGATCTTCTGTGCTGCTGGTTCGCGGGTTCCGATGAGGGAAATGCAGATGTAAGTATTGTATTATCAAGATTAAATGCAGATTCCAGTGCCTGGACAGAACCGGTAAAGGTATCCGATGATTCTACCCGTTCTGAACAGAACCCATCCCTTTTTCTGACACCGGCGGGCGAGATCTGGCTTATGTATACCGCCCAGGTTGCAAGGACCCCGGAGATAGAGGAAGGATTCAATCTTCAGTATACGGCTGAGATTAGAAGAAAAGTTTCAAAAGATGGTGGTTATACCTGGGGTAAGACAGAAGTAATGTTTGAGCGTCCGGGTTCCTTTTGCAGGCAGAAGATCCAGGTGCTATCAAACGGTCGTTTTATATTTGGTAACTGGATATGCTTTAGCGATGACTCCCGAAACGGGAGTGATATTACAGTAATGCAGATATCAGATGACAAGGGTTCAAGCTGGAGAGAGGTTCCAGTACCCGAGAGCCAGGGAAGAGTACATGCCAATATCGTAGAGACAGAGCCCGGTATGTTGACAGCAATCTTTCGAAGCCGCTTTGCGGACCACATCTATGTTTCCTTCTCAAAAGATAACGGAGATAGCTGGAGTGTCCCCACAGCGACAGAGCTTCTTAATAATAACTCCAGTATCTCCGCAATCAAGCTTCAAAGCGGAGCAATCGGCCTTATCTATAATCCGGTAGCGTTTAATGCGGATACAAAAAAGACTGTCTGGCCTGACCAGAGATGTCCGGTCACCCTTGCTATATCGGAGGATGGAGGAGTTACCTGGCCTTACCAGAGAATCATTGAACTGGGAGAAGGGTTTACCGGTATATGGAACGATATTAATAACGGCAGATATGAGTACCCGGTTATGATGCAGGGAAGTGATGGCAATATACATGTGGCATACAGCTGGGGTAACATGAAGTTCGGTAAAAGAAAATGTATAAAGTATCTCTGTGTGGAGGAAGCCTGGATCCGTGGGAGTAAGGTGTGCTATGGTGCTGAAAATAATCCTTCCATGCCTTGCAGAAGGTAG